In the Nitrospirales bacterium LBB_01 genome, one interval contains:
- a CDS encoding molybdopterin-dependent oxidoreductase yields the protein MSEVIHRSVCRICHGGCGALVYVKDGKVVRVKGDPDSPISRGYMCVKGLKSHEIANHPDRLKTPLKRTGERGQNKWTELSWDAALDEIAGKISDLKSSFGPETIAIGQGTGRHHYMHVVRFANALGTPNWYEPGLAQCFIPRITVSHLTYGGFVVGDYYGSVKPKCILFWAHNPLVTSADGELAPAVMRALHNECETISVDPRRTETGKRCKLWLPIRPGTDAALALAMINYIINRNLYDNDFIEHYTVGFSELKDHVSRYTTKWAEGITTIAAKDIEKAAEIYATVKPGILDWGLGLEQNSNSLQTVRSVAILRALTGNIDVPGGDILGMNILKSYPVLKDKLPAESSQKRIGAEEFKLLSGWRAYMPSAHIPGLFKAIDEGIPYRIRALLLFGNNPLLTVSNPKRTLSALRKLDLLVATDLFMTPSSLQADYVLPAAFWPEINHVMGIPLVVENYVYAQRALTSYYSARQDEWIIDELSKRLSLPSQDISYMDIFNHQLSNVGMSFEQLVEKGAHCPPHEYYKYKTKGIRTPSKKVELYSSVLKRMGYPPLPDYVEPPESPVSTPELLNAYPYILITGGRCREFFHSEHRQIKGLRERHPDPLAELNPETAKAAGVADGDWVKISSPRGEVLMRAKVTVDIAPGVISVEHGSWFPEEISPDDAVNEESFLRSNANVLTADTPPYDPAFGSYRLRGLLCSIKKA from the coding sequence ATGTCTGAGGTGATACACAGAAGTGTTTGCCGCATCTGTCACGGTGGCTGCGGCGCTCTTGTTTATGTAAAAGACGGTAAGGTAGTTAGAGTGAAAGGTGATCCGGACTCTCCCATAAGCCGCGGCTATATGTGTGTAAAGGGCTTGAAATCCCACGAGATAGCAAATCACCCGGACAGACTTAAAACTCCACTTAAACGGACTGGAGAGCGCGGCCAAAACAAATGGACTGAGCTTTCGTGGGATGCGGCGTTAGATGAGATAGCAGGTAAAATATCAGACTTAAAAAGCTCGTTTGGCCCAGAGACTATAGCTATTGGTCAGGGCACAGGTCGTCACCACTACATGCACGTTGTTCGGTTTGCAAATGCCCTTGGCACCCCTAACTGGTATGAGCCAGGGCTTGCACAGTGTTTTATTCCGCGCATCACGGTTAGTCACCTTACCTACGGCGGCTTTGTTGTAGGGGATTACTACGGCAGCGTTAAGCCAAAGTGCATTCTGTTTTGGGCACATAACCCGCTTGTAACAAGCGCTGACGGGGAGCTTGCTCCAGCAGTTATGAGAGCACTCCACAATGAGTGTGAAACCATTTCGGTTGACCCAAGAAGGACAGAGACCGGGAAAAGATGCAAACTATGGCTGCCGATAAGACCCGGAACCGATGCCGCCCTTGCCCTTGCCATGATTAACTACATAATTAACCGAAATCTCTATGACAACGATTTTATAGAGCATTACACTGTAGGTTTCAGTGAGCTTAAAGACCACGTATCAAGGTACACAACTAAGTGGGCAGAGGGAATAACCACGATAGCGGCTAAAGACATAGAGAAAGCGGCAGAGATTTATGCCACTGTAAAGCCCGGCATTTTAGATTGGGGCTTAGGTTTAGAGCAAAACTCAAATTCTTTGCAAACAGTGCGCTCTGTCGCAATTTTACGGGCACTTACCGGTAATATTGATGTGCCGGGCGGCGATATTTTAGGAATGAACATACTTAAGAGTTATCCCGTGTTAAAGGATAAACTTCCCGCCGAGTCTTCTCAAAAACGGATAGGCGCTGAGGAATTTAAACTATTGAGCGGCTGGCGAGCCTACATGCCATCGGCTCACATTCCAGGACTTTTTAAAGCTATAGACGAGGGAATTCCCTACAGGATTAGAGCGCTTCTGCTCTTTGGTAACAACCCGCTTCTTACCGTGTCAAACCCTAAAAGAACTCTATCAGCGCTAAGAAAACTTGACCTGCTTGTAGCCACGGATTTATTTATGACTCCGTCCTCTCTTCAGGCCGACTATGTGCTGCCTGCCGCTTTTTGGCCTGAAATTAATCACGTCATGGGAATTCCGCTTGTTGTAGAAAATTATGTCTATGCTCAACGTGCTTTGACGTCATACTACAGCGCACGGCAGGATGAGTGGATTATAGATGAGCTATCTAAACGGCTGTCTCTGCCATCTCAGGATATATCCTACATGGACATATTTAACCATCAACTTAGCAATGTTGGAATGAGCTTTGAGCAGCTCGTTGAAAAAGGCGCTCATTGTCCTCCGCATGAGTATTATAAATACAAGACAAAAGGGATTCGTACGCCCTCAAAAAAAGTTGAGCTATACAGTTCAGTGTTAAAGCGGATGGGATATCCTCCCCTTCCCGACTATGTGGAGCCGCCGGAAAGCCCTGTAAGCACACCTGAGCTATTAAATGCCTATCCGTATATTTTAATAACCGGCGGCAGGTGCCGGGAGTTTTTCCACAGTGAACACAGGCAAATAAAGGGGCTAAGAGAGCGCCATCCAGATCCTTTGGCAGAGCTTAACCCAGAAACCGCAAAAGCCGCCGGAGTAGCAGACGGCGATTGGGTGAAAATTTCCAGCCCTCGCGGGGAAGTTCTCATGAGAGCAAAAGTTACAGTGGATATAGCTCCCGGAGTTATAAGTGTGGAGCACGGCTCATGGTTTCCAGAAGAAATTTCCCCTGACGACGCCGTCAATGAGGAGTCCTTTTTGCGTTCCAATGCCAATGTGTTAACGGCAGATACGCCCCCTTATGACCCTGCCTTTGGCTCATACCGATTACGAGGCTTGCTCTGCAGCATTAAAAAAGCTTAA
- a CDS encoding polysaccharide export protein: protein MRVSGFLAKMSLLIVFLLVSCSTSSKSAKFTKDSSMSDNTSLEAQLQKEPEFTLGPGDIISVKVHRHDDLTISSVRIRLDGKFTYPLIGDVDVKGKTVKTLEAEMADRLKEYIVNPQVMVNPTTITSHKVIVAGEITTPGVITMEENMTLLQAIIKCGGFSTNADKSGVVVVREGQTATFDVKKAFKGDMTQNIYLRSNDIVFVPTTLMADVVTGLTRLSSILGFIVSAESGIILTPDVLDILKYGKKSSSTGFSISN, encoded by the coding sequence ATGAGAGTATCGGGGTTTCTGGCTAAAATGTCTCTGCTTATTGTTTTTTTACTTGTGAGTTGTTCAACTTCATCAAAATCAGCCAAATTCACTAAGGATAGCAGCATGAGCGACAATACATCGCTTGAAGCGCAGCTGCAGAAAGAGCCGGAGTTTACCCTGGGACCAGGCGATATTATCTCTGTCAAAGTCCACAGACACGACGACCTTACGATAAGCAGCGTACGGATACGCTTAGACGGCAAGTTCACCTATCCTCTCATCGGAGATGTTGACGTCAAGGGTAAAACCGTGAAAACCCTTGAAGCTGAGATGGCAGACCGGCTTAAAGAATATATAGTCAATCCTCAGGTAATGGTAAATCCGACCACCATTACAAGTCATAAGGTGATTGTTGCGGGCGAGATTACAACTCCGGGCGTGATTACGATGGAGGAGAACATGACCTTACTTCAGGCGATAATTAAATGCGGCGGCTTTAGTACGAATGCCGATAAATCCGGTGTTGTAGTAGTAAGAGAAGGGCAAACTGCCACCTTTGACGTAAAAAAAGCATTTAAAGGCGACATGACTCAAAATATTTACCTGCGCTCTAACGATATTGTGTTTGTTCCTACTACGTTAATGGCTGACGTAGTGACCGGCCTGACCAGATTATCAAGCATTTTGGGTTTTATAGTTTCGGCTGAAAGCGGTATTATCCTGACCCCTGATGTTTTAGACATTCTAAAGTATGGAAAGAAAAGTTCAAGCACCGGTTTTTCGATTTCAAATTAA
- a CDS encoding glycosyltransferase family 2 protein translates to METVSFVIPHWNHAELLMQCLASIEKSAGTFTKEIIVVDNASDDGSQKRARAEFKEIIWIRNKINLGYAKATNQGVSVSTGEYIFLLNNDVALYPDTTEKLVNFLKTSLWAGAVAPLLYYPDGQLQISCRRFPSIASIVLEKLGVEELGGFKKWKLTPEQHMTSEEVPQPMASALLVRRNCWQLVGELDEKFPIFFNDVDWCYRLYKNTDYKIGLCKDAAAIHHEGASVKKLGYRKKGFFYKGLIRFFIKAAKLEIMNLKRKI, encoded by the coding sequence ATGGAAACCGTGTCGTTTGTCATACCACACTGGAACCATGCAGAGCTTCTCATGCAATGCCTTGCCTCCATAGAGAAATCAGCTGGAACGTTTACTAAAGAAATAATTGTGGTAGATAATGCCTCAGATGATGGCAGTCAGAAAAGGGCAAGGGCAGAGTTTAAGGAAATTATCTGGATAAGAAACAAGATTAATCTGGGGTATGCTAAAGCCACAAATCAAGGGGTCAGCGTATCTACCGGCGAGTACATATTTCTGTTAAATAACGATGTGGCGCTATATCCTGATACAACTGAAAAGTTAGTGAACTTTTTAAAGACTTCACTATGGGCAGGAGCCGTTGCTCCGCTTCTTTACTACCCGGACGGACAGCTTCAGATTTCATGCAGAAGGTTTCCGTCAATTGCCTCCATTGTTTTAGAGAAACTTGGCGTGGAGGAGCTTGGAGGATTTAAAAAGTGGAAACTCACCCCAGAGCAGCACATGACCTCAGAAGAAGTCCCTCAGCCTATGGCGTCAGCGCTATTGGTAAGGCGCAACTGTTGGCAGTTGGTTGGAGAACTGGATGAGAAATTTCCAATTTTTTTTAACGACGTTGACTGGTGTTACAGGCTCTATAAAAATACAGATTATAAAATCGGGCTATGTAAAGATGCTGCAGCCATACATCACGAAGGTGCATCTGTAAAAAAATTAGGCTATAGAAAAAAAGGATTTTTTTATAAGGGGCTTATCCGCTTTTTTATTAAAGCTGCAAAACTGGAAATCATGAATCTGAAAAGAAAAATTTAA
- a CDS encoding response regulator, translated as MGRMLYSREQARETVLVEKKVLVIEDFKEFRDYLRRSLLGLGAKLVETTADGAEAVDKVSHKHYDIILCDYNLGDGKKDGQQVFEELKYNNKIGFSTIFIMITAENTINMVMSMMDYHPDGYLIKPFTSASLVQRIKAVDEKKKIFAEIDEAISRRDYSRALTLCDKLSEKYPKQLLDFLKVKGEMYMLKNDYAEAEKVYMQVLNMYRVLWAVYNLGKVYFHTERYIEARDTFKGLIVENDLFVPAYDWLAKSLELLGDTRGAQGTLEEAIHQSPKAILRQRALGNIAFKNKDMNKAETSLRTAVKLGKTSLFKDASDYTQLAKVLVKKNNAGKALDMVSEVRADFPDNDNVLLQAILIEGHIYSESEQQEKALESLKQAEEVYNKLEGRVSPDVAIEIAQSFIKAGEKNKGMEMMKSVVRNNHSNDGIISQVQETFKDLGMGEEGLSFVADTKAEIIGINNKGVDFINKGMFAEAIELFEKAADSMTSNFIINLNALRATISYMQKKGRDDKYLFKCEKFIKRMNEIDAENAKFQQLLDVYNTILHKKENTPEPPSDS; from the coding sequence ATGGGAAGAATGCTATACAGCAGGGAGCAGGCGAGAGAAACTGTCCTTGTGGAGAAAAAAGTTCTTGTAATTGAGGATTTTAAGGAGTTCAGAGATTATTTAAGAAGAAGTCTTCTTGGTCTTGGCGCTAAACTTGTTGAAACAACAGCGGACGGAGCTGAAGCCGTCGATAAAGTTTCTCACAAACACTACGATATAATTCTCTGCGACTATAATCTGGGCGATGGTAAAAAAGACGGCCAACAGGTGTTTGAAGAGTTAAAGTACAACAACAAGATCGGTTTTTCCACAATATTTATAATGATAACAGCTGAAAACACTATTAATATGGTCATGAGTATGATGGATTATCATCCAGACGGATATTTAATAAAACCCTTTACAAGCGCCTCCCTTGTTCAGCGGATAAAGGCTGTGGATGAGAAGAAAAAGATATTTGCCGAAATAGATGAGGCAATATCCCGAAGGGATTATTCCAGAGCACTCACCTTATGTGATAAGTTATCGGAGAAGTACCCTAAGCAGCTGTTGGATTTCTTAAAGGTCAAAGGCGAGATGTATATGCTGAAAAATGATTATGCAGAGGCAGAGAAGGTTTATATGCAGGTGTTGAATATGTACAGGGTGCTGTGGGCAGTGTATAATCTTGGAAAAGTTTATTTCCATACTGAGCGATATATAGAGGCACGTGATACATTTAAGGGGCTTATTGTCGAAAACGATCTGTTTGTACCAGCCTACGATTGGCTGGCTAAGTCACTTGAACTGTTGGGCGACACAAGAGGCGCTCAGGGTACCTTAGAAGAGGCTATACATCAGTCACCTAAGGCTATACTCAGGCAAAGGGCCTTGGGTAACATAGCTTTTAAAAACAAAGACATGAATAAGGCTGAGACATCGCTAAGAACTGCCGTTAAGCTTGGAAAGACGTCGCTGTTTAAGGATGCCTCCGATTACACTCAGCTTGCCAAGGTTTTAGTTAAGAAAAACAATGCAGGTAAAGCCCTTGACATGGTAAGTGAGGTTCGGGCTGATTTTCCAGACAATGACAATGTGCTGCTTCAGGCAATACTCATTGAGGGTCACATTTATTCTGAATCTGAACAACAAGAAAAGGCTTTGGAGTCTTTAAAGCAGGCTGAAGAGGTTTACAACAAACTTGAGGGTAGAGTTTCCCCTGATGTCGCCATTGAAATAGCCCAGTCTTTTATCAAAGCCGGTGAAAAAAATAAGGGCATGGAAATGATGAAAAGTGTTGTGAGAAACAACCACTCCAATGACGGCATAATAAGTCAGGTACAGGAGACGTTTAAGGATTTGGGGATGGGTGAGGAGGGACTTTCCTTTGTTGCTGACACTAAGGCTGAGATCATAGGAATTAACAACAAGGGTGTTGATTTCATTAATAAAGGTATGTTTGCTGAGGCTATTGAATTATTTGAAAAAGCCGCAGACAGCATGACCTCAAATTTCATCATAAATTTAAATGCTCTTAGAGCCACAATAAGTTATATGCAGAAAAAGGGACGAGATGACAAATATTTGTTTAAATGTGAAAAATTCATAAAGCGGATGAATGAAATAGACGCGGAAAACGCCAAGTTTCAACAGCTCCTTGATGTATATAACACGATTTTACATAAGAAAGAAAACACACCAGAACCTCCTTCAGATAGTTAG
- a CDS encoding TIGR03960 family B12-binding radical SAM protein, whose product MRFALCFPDLYDIGMSNLGLKILYKIINDIPYASAERVFSPWIDLEEYLKREGIPLMSLETSTPLNKFDAVGFTLQYELSYPTVLNMLSMSGIPIKAAERDHTHPIVIAGGPCVVNPAPVAEFFDAFAIGDAEDSIKEITEALYLHKSEGDGKRESILTALSKIEGVYVPGYSTNPVKRRYILNLNDSPYPCAFPVPFTEVVHDRINIEIARGCSCSCRFCQAGMIYRPVRERDPETIMRLAAESVAATGYDEVSFTSLNSGDYSNLPYLLKLFNHKFKDKNVSFSLPSLRVSSVTEDIIREIKVVKKSGFTIAPEAATSRLRLVINKDFGQEDFERTLYSIFKGGWLNLKMYFLIGLPTETDEDIEAIPVMAAEAMKIARKHTGRSVNISVAVSPFVPKSHTPFQWCGQIPMDEINRRNNYLKRSLSRKGLKYKGHDERMALLEAVIARGDTSVSSLIEAAWRGGARLDAWTEVFDFNHWLNAAEKTGLDLNALAEKSIEPNKPTPWSIIDTQIKDDFLYKEYEKALSSEKTFDCKVNCHVCGVKCKSGQYLSDATPVEISDRAPDSFKTRYNPVKVRVIFSKTGNMKYLSHLELLTTILKSLRRAQVPLVYSKGFHPSPNVSFSPALGVGVAGEREFFDMEVTPPFNLSRYRDIIAENMPLPFVDMFFIPVNTQSLCKFITAYRYEIKDVGCTIEDIQNRINTEENKWILPILVRFDIINGSLDVLLKDTDKAAVKLSACVKALTNKELEDVDVSRKGMYGWQNGWVEPVQPQG is encoded by the coding sequence TTGAGGTTTGCCCTGTGTTTTCCTGACCTCTATGATATTGGCATGTCTAATCTGGGTCTGAAAATCCTCTATAAAATCATTAACGACATTCCCTACGCCTCAGCCGAAAGAGTGTTCAGCCCGTGGATTGACCTTGAGGAATATTTAAAAAGAGAGGGCATTCCACTAATGTCTCTTGAAACATCTACACCGCTTAATAAATTTGATGCCGTAGGGTTTACCCTTCAGTATGAGCTTTCGTATCCCACAGTTCTTAACATGCTCTCAATGTCCGGTATCCCTATTAAAGCCGCAGAGCGTGACCACACGCATCCAATAGTGATTGCAGGAGGCCCATGTGTTGTTAATCCGGCGCCGGTTGCCGAGTTCTTTGACGCATTTGCTATCGGAGATGCTGAGGATTCAATTAAGGAAATCACTGAGGCGCTGTATCTCCATAAATCAGAAGGGGATGGTAAACGAGAAAGCATTCTCACGGCGCTATCTAAAATAGAAGGCGTGTATGTGCCCGGGTACTCAACCAACCCTGTTAAGAGACGATATATTTTAAATCTTAACGACTCCCCATATCCGTGCGCTTTTCCTGTGCCATTTACGGAGGTTGTCCATGACAGGATAAACATAGAAATCGCAAGGGGTTGCAGCTGTAGTTGCAGGTTTTGTCAGGCTGGGATGATTTATCGTCCGGTTAGGGAGCGTGACCCTGAGACAATTATGAGGCTTGCCGCCGAATCCGTAGCTGCTACAGGCTATGACGAGGTATCCTTTACCTCGCTTAATTCTGGAGATTATTCAAATCTGCCCTATCTGCTTAAACTCTTTAACCATAAATTTAAAGACAAAAATGTTTCGTTTTCGTTGCCATCCCTAAGGGTAAGCTCTGTGACAGAGGATATTATAAGGGAAATCAAGGTGGTGAAAAAATCAGGTTTTACGATAGCCCCGGAGGCGGCCACCTCACGGCTTAGGCTTGTGATTAATAAGGACTTTGGACAGGAGGATTTTGAACGCACCTTATATTCAATATTTAAAGGGGGCTGGCTTAATCTTAAAATGTACTTTCTTATTGGTCTTCCCACTGAAACCGATGAAGACATTGAGGCAATCCCTGTGATGGCCGCTGAGGCCATGAAAATTGCCAGAAAACACACCGGCCGCTCGGTAAACATTAGCGTTGCGGTATCTCCCTTTGTACCCAAATCTCACACTCCGTTTCAATGGTGCGGGCAGATTCCTATGGACGAGATAAACAGAAGAAATAATTATCTGAAACGGTCTCTTTCCCGAAAGGGACTTAAGTACAAAGGACACGATGAGAGGATGGCGCTTCTTGAGGCAGTCATCGCTCGTGGCGATACGTCTGTCTCTTCGTTGATTGAGGCCGCCTGGAGAGGTGGCGCAAGGCTGGATGCGTGGACGGAGGTTTTTGACTTCAATCACTGGCTTAACGCTGCCGAAAAAACTGGTCTTGATTTAAACGCTCTTGCCGAAAAATCCATTGAGCCTAACAAACCAACTCCGTGGAGTATCATTGATACCCAAATAAAAGACGATTTTCTGTACAAAGAATACGAAAAAGCGCTTTCAAGTGAGAAAACTTTCGACTGTAAAGTTAACTGCCATGTCTGTGGCGTAAAATGTAAAAGCGGTCAGTACTTATCCGATGCGACACCTGTTGAAATATCCGACAGAGCGCCGGATTCATTCAAAACCCGGTATAATCCGGTAAAGGTGCGGGTTATATTTTCTAAAACCGGAAACATGAAATATCTCTCGCATCTGGAACTTTTAACAACCATATTAAAATCCCTTCGCAGAGCGCAGGTGCCGCTTGTCTATTCAAAGGGGTTTCATCCATCGCCTAACGTGTCATTTTCGCCGGCTCTTGGAGTTGGAGTTGCCGGGGAGCGGGAGTTTTTTGATATGGAGGTTACGCCTCCATTTAATTTAAGCCGCTACAGAGATATTATAGCTGAGAACATGCCACTGCCGTTTGTGGATATGTTTTTTATTCCGGTAAACACACAGTCACTCTGTAAGTTTATAACAGCCTACAGGTATGAGATAAAAGACGTCGGCTGCACTATTGAAGATATACAAAACCGGATAAACACTGAGGAAAACAAGTGGATTTTACCAATTTTGGTACGATTTGATATAATTAACGGCAGCCTTGATGTACTGCTAAAAGACACAGACAAGGCAGCGGTGAAGTTATCAGCCTGTGTAAAGGCACTGACAAATAAGGAGTTAGAGGATGTGGATGTATCAAGAAAGGGCATGTACGGCTGGCAAAATGGCTGGGTTGAACCAGTACAACCTCAGGGATAA
- a CDS encoding Rne/Rng family ribonuclease, with protein MANEIIINHTLDEVRVGVLEGGQLVEFYVERKKEASMVGNIYKGKVVKILPGMQSAFVDIGLEKAAFLYVADIKTESEDFTVFLEETDVPIEIPTRKSRGELTISELIQEGQEVIVQVSKDPIGTKGARSTSYITLPGRYLVLMPTIEHIGISRRIENPEERQRLRSIVESIKPKGYGLIVRTASEGANQEELQHDMEFLMLVWDNINKKKEKVSAPALLYSDLDLSFRSVRDLLSNDVERLVIDSKDEYENILDFVKNFFQKLLNKIELYDRKEPIFDAFGIELDIYKGLDRKVWLKSGGYIVIDQTEAMTVIDVNTGKYVGKKDLEDTILKTNLEAVKEIAYQIRLRNLGGIIIIDFIDMELQENRDKLYLAFVETMKKDRAKNTIFNVSELGLIQMTRKRIRESLGRTLCESCPMCEGKGFVKSAKTISYEIFRRLKKAPIHKGAKVVISAHPIVADYLSDEQRAGLEEFEVTHDVAVIVKADSRLHRENADISVV; from the coding sequence ATGGCAAATGAAATCATAATAAACCACACACTGGATGAGGTGCGAGTGGGGGTGTTAGAGGGCGGGCAGCTTGTAGAATTTTATGTAGAGCGAAAAAAAGAAGCCAGCATGGTCGGCAATATTTATAAGGGCAAAGTGGTAAAGATATTGCCCGGTATGCAGTCGGCATTTGTGGATATTGGACTTGAAAAAGCTGCATTCCTTTATGTAGCCGATATAAAAACTGAATCAGAAGATTTTACTGTTTTTTTAGAAGAGACCGATGTGCCGATAGAAATTCCTACGCGAAAAAGCCGCGGTGAGCTTACAATCAGTGAGCTTATTCAGGAGGGTCAGGAGGTAATAGTACAGGTATCAAAAGACCCGATTGGAACAAAGGGTGCTCGCAGCACTTCGTACATAACACTTCCCGGGCGATACCTCGTCCTTATGCCAACCATTGAACACATAGGAATATCCCGCCGGATTGAAAACCCCGAGGAAAGGCAGCGTCTTCGCTCCATCGTGGAATCCATAAAACCAAAGGGATATGGTCTTATCGTAAGAACTGCCAGTGAGGGTGCTAATCAGGAAGAACTCCAGCACGATATGGAGTTTTTGATGCTCGTTTGGGACAACATCAACAAAAAGAAGGAAAAAGTCTCAGCTCCTGCACTGCTATACAGTGATTTGGATTTGAGTTTCAGAAGCGTCAGAGACCTTCTCAGTAACGATGTCGAGCGGCTTGTCATAGACTCAAAAGACGAGTATGAAAACATCCTTGATTTTGTTAAGAATTTTTTCCAAAAGTTACTTAATAAAATAGAACTATATGACCGCAAAGAGCCTATTTTTGATGCCTTTGGTATAGAGCTTGACATATACAAGGGGCTTGACCGCAAGGTGTGGTTAAAGTCCGGCGGCTACATTGTAATAGATCAGACTGAGGCCATGACTGTAATTGACGTAAACACCGGCAAGTATGTGGGCAAAAAGGATCTTGAGGATACAATACTGAAAACCAATCTTGAAGCGGTAAAAGAGATAGCATATCAGATACGGCTAAGAAATCTGGGCGGCATAATCATCATAGATTTCATTGATATGGAGTTGCAGGAAAACCGTGATAAACTCTATCTGGCTTTCGTTGAGACAATGAAAAAAGACAGGGCAAAGAACACCATATTTAACGTATCAGAGCTTGGTCTGATTCAGATGACAAGAAAACGGATACGAGAAAGCTTGGGGCGCACACTTTGTGAAAGCTGCCCAATGTGTGAAGGAAAGGGGTTTGTCAAATCCGCTAAGACAATAAGTTATGAGATATTCAGGCGATTAAAGAAGGCTCCCATTCATAAGGGCGCAAAGGTTGTCATATCGGCCCACCCTATAGTTGCCGACTACCTCTCTGATGAACAAAGGGCCGGCCTTGAGGAATTTGAAGTTACCCATGATGTAGCAGTAATAGTAAAGGCAGATTCACGATTGCACAGGGAAAATGCAGACATATCCGTGGTATGA
- the larE gene encoding ATP-dependent sacrificial sulfur transferase LarE → MIQKPDSDSIDKKYITLVSYLKSLNSVVLAYSGGVDSTFLLKALSDAQISALAVTAKSPSMPIDDFNRCVSMTEKFNIPTRIIETDEMRDERYAANTHERCFYCKSELFGKLTAIAETEGYECVIDGSNADDLSDYRPGFKAKERFMVKSPLIEVGMSKADIRELSQRFGLSTWDKPSSPCLASRLPYGERVTEEALTMVSEAERALKTLGFGELRVRKHGDTARIELNADDIEKCTQGEMRKEIVQRLKAIGFLYVLCDLEGYVSGKLNRVLKRSEQ, encoded by the coding sequence ATGATTCAAAAGCCTGACTCTGATTCTATTGATAAAAAATATATAACTCTGGTTTCTTATCTAAAATCATTAAACAGTGTTGTGTTAGCTTACTCTGGAGGCGTTGACAGCACTTTCTTACTAAAGGCGCTCTCCGATGCTCAAATTTCTGCCCTTGCCGTAACTGCTAAATCGCCCTCGATGCCGATTGATGATTTTAACCGTTGTGTCAGCATGACGGAGAAGTTTAATATTCCAACAAGGATAATTGAAACGGATGAGATGAGAGATGAACGATATGCCGCTAATACGCATGAGCGGTGTTTTTACTGTAAGAGCGAGTTATTTGGAAAATTAACAGCTATTGCTGAAACTGAGGGATATGAGTGTGTGATAGACGGTTCAAATGCCGATGATCTTAGCGATTACCGGCCTGGGTTTAAAGCAAAGGAGCGTTTCATGGTAAAAAGCCCCCTGATAGAAGTTGGAATGAGTAAGGCAGATATCAGGGAATTGTCTCAACGCTTTGGATTAAGCACGTGGGATAAGCCCTCATCGCCGTGTCTGGCTTCACGGCTGCCCTATGGAGAGCGTGTGACAGAGGAGGCGCTGACAATGGTAAGCGAGGCTGAGCGTGCGTTGAAAACGCTTGGCTTTGGAGAGCTGCGGGTAAGAAAACACGGCGATACGGCGCGCATTGAGTTAAATGCGGATGACATAGAAAAATGCACGCAAGGTGAGATGAGAAAAGAGATTGTGCAAAGATTGAAAGCTATCGGGTTTCTCTACGTATTGTGTGATTTGGAGGGCTACGTAAGCGGCAAGTTAAACCGGGTACTTAAGAGAAGTGAGCAGTGA